DNA sequence from the Drosophila sechellia strain sech25 chromosome 3L, ASM438219v1, whole genome shotgun sequence genome:
ATTGtggtaaattgtgaaaaaaaaaaccaaaatagcAAGGACGAGAGAAGAATGACAAAAACGCTGCATTTTGTTGGCCACTTTGTTCAAACTTTCAGACGAGAGCAGTAGAAAATGCAGGCGGGCTATGAACAATTTATTGCCATAAGCCGCTTACGGAGTAGTCCTCCTATTGTTGTCACTCCTCTTGCTCGTTTTATATCTACTGGATACATAGAGTATTCCCAGATGTCCGTTGAGTAGGCAACTCTCGCTGCCGTCGACACCGCTCAAAGTGGTCACATTAAGTAAGCTTAGGTCTTAACACTATTTTTTTCAGCCATCTCTCTGCACAGCGAGGGCTTCTCGTGTGAGTGCTGAAGGGTTaaggcaattaaaattgaaatcacTCGGTCAGATTTACTCTGATTTGTTGACTGCAGTTAATTGCTGATTAAATGGACTTAGTCGCACTCAACTGCTCGCAATGAATCGGTGTTGAATGGTGATTTTGCGGAGTGTTTGATTTTAAGTAGGTTGATGATACTAAGCACTTAAAAGTGTGTTAAGTAAGCCAACATAAGTAAAACATAAgggtttttataattttactgCTTGGTTAATGTTAAAATGCATTATATTTGCATAACACATTGTTTGCTTAAGAGTAGTATTCCCATAGTATCCAGAATGCGACCCATTTCACATTAGTTCACCAGGTTATTGCTACCCATAAAGACTCTAATCTCTTTGAAGCCGATCCAATTTATGAACAGGAAATTCTGGACAAATCGAAATGGAGCTGGCTCATTTAACGCAACTGGCCAGCTGACATTGCAGGACAGTCCACCCTCATAAGGTAGCTTGATAATGATCTGTTATTGGGAAATTCCTATAACAGAAATAATTGCAAATGCTCAAAAGTTGACGGGGTCAATGCGTTGCTTACTTTATGTACTTGAAAACGAAAGCAAACTGGACTTTTCACTCTATGCGGGAAACAAAAAGGATACAATTGTCGATGGCGAgtggaaaattattaaagtgCATCCGAACATAAATCTAGTGTGACGCATGCGTTGAGGGAAATGGGTTTTCCATAACTGCGCAACGGCAGCTGCCACTGTTTGGCACACCCTAGTGAAAATTCCGAATTCCGAAGGGGTGGGGAGAAAACCACCCTGATCCTAGCTTAGGGTTATGGTAAGCACCCCAGCATCATCATTATCCTGATCAAACGCAAATGTGTTAATTCTCTCCCTTGCAGAGACTCTCTTCCCCTTCTACAGCTCTTATCAATCTGCCACTCGACTCCGAGCTGTATGCCACATTTGTTCACCACATGCCAGCCAGAGAAAGAGCTATCCTTCCCTTCCTTCCCGTTGCAACTTGTAATTTATGCCCCGAAAGCATCCATTATGAAAACATCAACACACATTGTGCAAATCAAGCAATTATCGCAGGAAATATTCTACATAATTATCGGGCGTTAGAGGATTTCCATAGTTGCCATATCTTCCCTACAGGACATTGGGTTATAGGAAAAAGGCACGCGATGGGCTTAGTTTGGTATGTGAAATTTTAATTCTAACGGAGGGAAACTGCGTGTGCTTAAATCCATTACAAACCACTTAGGCACTTTTAAGCATTATTCCTATCAAGATGGGATAATCAGAAGTCAAGCTGTGAGCAAATGTACATAGTAGTTGGAAAATTAAAGAGGAGGGCGGTATTCAATCTCTCTTCATATAGTTTATTTACAGAATGCCCAATTTAGATctacaaattattaaagaattttatAGTCAAGTGAAACTTGTTGGTCAAATTGCCTAAGAAACTTTttcaaattacattttttttggaCAAATTCACAAGTTGAGAATTTCATTTCTTGGAATGTCAATTTGCTCATTCGAATGCCCAAAAAGGTGTGATTAATGGCCCCAAAAAAAGCGAATAAAAATGAGCAAGAAATTTCCGTTTGATGTTCCACAGACGTCGGCGGTCAAATGTCACAACACCTACGCCAGAAAGTGCAGAGTAAACAAAGCTGGGAACATTTCTCTTTAGGGGCATTCAATTTGGCACCGACAGGAGCTGGCTTTTGTGTATGCAAAATACATGACAgttaaatgaaaagaaaataacattttcccagcacacaaacacacacatgcacatgaATGAGAGCGAATCCTGTGCTGATTTTGACAACTTAAGTGTGGAGGAGTCGGAGGTCTGAAACTCGAGGAGTTCCAGCCACAGATCTCAAGGCACATGAAACGTGGCCACATTTTTCGTTGGGACTCGTTTGCTTTccgtttttgtgtgttttgagTTGTATGTTTTTCTGTGTGTTTATTTAGATTTCGTGCCTGGCAATTGGCTTTGGCCACCCGAGGGTTATCCTTTGCGGATCAAAGTTGAAATTTATACATACAAATGTCACACCTCTCCAGGATTATGTATAACAAAGCAGTAGCAGAAAAAAGGAGCCCGaaagcaaaaaacaaagcaaatttCTGCATACTTCGGCATTGACTTTGGTCGGGATATGTGTCATATCCACACCGCCAGCATCCGCATCGCCAAATACAAATTGTTAAAAAGATTATGTCGTGCCGGAGGAAAAATAAGGAAAGAAAACGAGAGGAAAatcttgttttcttttttcgctCTCTGGCATCCTTTCATTGTTGCCGCCTCTTCCTGGTTGGGGGATCCCCTATTTTGTTTGGCAACTGCTTTCAATGCCATGTTCCTCGGCATGTTTTGACTTTGGCTTGTTGCGAGTTGCTTGTGGTGAATATTACGACATGTATTATTTTATGTGCTCCATCCCCACGCCCCGCATGGAGCTTCCATCTAAAAAAGTGGACAACACTGCCAACTTCATGCCCGGAAAAAAATGTGGCAAGCATACAAGAGGAGCTAtgcaaaactatttatcataCTACTCTCTTTAAgcgtatataaatatataaatgaaaGATTGAAATCGCTATCTATTGTTCAATCATAGTTCTTTAATTACATCTTAAACAAGAGCTCCTCTTACACccaaattttattattttttacatGGACAAATTGCAATAACTAATTCAACAAATCGACTACACGTTTTGATCGGCATTATCCTGGCTAGAATTCTTATTTCCGTTCGAGGGCGAGATGGATAGGACCTTGATCTTAGTTTCACGACTCTTTTCGTACTCGGATTCAATTTTCTTTGAGAgataataaaatgttaaattaaaagtttaaatatCACTTAaaaaattgatatttttagTTTCAATTTGCACAATTTGTAACATTTTACTAAGCTCTCCGCTGTACTTACAATAATCTCGCCATCAGCCCACTTTACAATCGCTGGAAGAAGCCTAATCACAGCAAATGTGGTCAGGATACCGATGGTGATTCCACTGCTGTAGTAGCCGTCCTCCATGATGCCCAAGGATAGGCCGCTGTGCTCGTGCTTAATGGCACAACAGTCGCCGGAGCAGATATATGCCAGCAGGCCTACGCCCATGGGTCCTTTAACCCAATTGTCGGACAGGAAGCCCGGGCGAACCTTTCCGGGACTTCCATGTCCAGGGAGCCTCCTTAGTCCTTGGGCGGAATGGCTGGCAGCCGAACGAGATGTAACCATAGTCAAAGGACGTAAGGCTATTAAAGTGGGaacataaattattattattaagtacTAATAGTATTTAGGCACGTTGACCTATTCTATAATTCACCTAATCTCGAGAACATTTCAAAAGAATGTTGTATTGAATTTGTTTTAACTAACTGCCGTAAAATGGTAAGTATATGGATTAAGGATTAATTGAATGATAGTAATTTTGCAAGTGGAAGCTTAGAAAAATGACAGTAAATGCGAGAGTAACTCTCTTAAATCAGGAAAATTTAATAAGTTATTTGTCGTATTTAAGTTTTGAGTTACTAtaacaaattaatattttccttTAATTAGCGCAGGCCTTTGTCGTCGACGTTTTCCATGCCAAACTAAACATAAGCTTGCAGAAAGAAACTGGCCTAGATTTTGGTTCAAAAAGGACCAGGACTAAGCCCGAAAGATATCCCAAGGATACACACTTCGTACAATGAGAGAGGGTGGCGAAATTTTGTCGCTAAACAAACGGGAAGAAAATAGAAGTATCCCCGGTACTATGGCTaattatgtgtattttaagtttttgGCCAGCTCACTAGTTGAAATAAACGGGCAGAAGAGGAACTGGAATGGGCCCACTTCGCACACAATGCGACAACGTCAGCGATGAGTtgcataattaaaaactttacaTTCTTCTATTTAAGTTGCCGTGCGCAAAGAAAAGATACAAAATTATGTACCCCACTAGCTACATTTTCCGCCGAttccattttcctttttgctAAGCAAATAATTGAGAGCGAGACTGGGGGTGGTGAAAAGTTGGCTTATAGGGAAAACATCTTTAAGTTGGCCAAGGCAAATAATGGCGAACGGAGGCTGGGCGGAGGCCACAAAGGACCTTTTAACGCTGCTGCAGAGCACAAATGCAGGAAACAGGATATTGGATCATTTAGCATTAAGGCGCCGTCGCCTACCGACCCAGTCACACACCCTCATATTCCACCGCCCTCTTTGTCCTGTTTCAATGCGAAACAAGTTAAGCGCAGCGCGAACAATAAAAAGGGAGCAGGATTCAGGGATCCAAGGActcgaggagcaggagcagaagcaaaGGCATTGGCAAAAGGACACGGACGGAACGCGTTACGCTTTAATAACTTGCCGCAGGATTAAGTCCTGTGCAATGAGATGATAATGCGCCGTGGCTTTCGCAGCGGGGATTCCCCATTCTCCCCTTTGTAGGCGCCGTGTTTGCTGCTTGTGACTCTCTGAGGATAATGTTGATTATGCTTGGGCGTATCATAAAAGTGTAGCCATCACCCAATCTTTGTGGCCGCCCCCTTCCTGCAAGCCATCGAGTCAAACAAattatattacaaaatgattttcCCGCCACCCATCACTTCCGCGTTGCATATTAGGATCCCACCAGTGGCTTCCCCCTGGACATGGTTATCTGGCTTCATCCTTGGCTTGGCGTCGGCCCAAATTTATTGGCCAATAATGACGATGAAAGAATTTGCGATGGGGAATTTGGGGACATACGTGATTTTTATTCGACTTGTAATAACAATTTGATTCATTCAACGTATATTTGTCTtgactttttgttttgtttctttcggTTAAAAACATTGACAATAGTACGATCGAAGATCGTTAGAAACCACTAGTGTGAATTCAATTAACATACATAGAAGGTTTCTTTCAGTTTTTAGATTATCCTTTGGCCGGACACAATACGTACGATTTCATCAAGAATAAGAATTAACGACTTTATTGCACATTTTGcctaaattttgaatttcgctCTCGATAAGATCGCCGGGCTTCAAAAAGCATGACGGATGACGAAATGCACCAGATCCAGCGGGTGTTCCCGTTAGTATAATGTCGCCCGGACAGAGAGTTAGATAATGGGATAGGCGGTGAATAAGGAAGTCGATCTTGAATATCATATTACGTGTATTGCCCGTCTGGCGCTCCTCGCCATTGATGATTGTCTTGATCCACAGATTGTTTAAGTCTGGCACATGGCACCTGTGCACAATTATAGGTCCCAGTGGGAGGAAAGTATCCATGGAGTGACCGCCCAGCGGAACATTCCAGTCCCTTGCCACGATGTCCTGGACCACCATGTATCCAAATACGTGATTCAGAGCCTCTTTGGCAGACACTTCACGGCACCTTTTGCCCATAACCACGGCCAACTGGCAGCCATAGTCAATGTGTTTGGCCGAACTATGCGCCCGTATGTTGTCCAGAGCACCGGTTATCGAGGAGGCGAACTTGACGTGAAAACTCGGCTCCCTCGGAATGGAGATGTGTTGCTCATCGCAGTTGTCCACATAGTTGCAGTCCACGCCAATGATCTTACCGGGGGAATCGATGGGTGGCAGCAGGCGGAGATCCACTGCCTCCACATCTTCGACCTTCATGAATTGCACACTGTCCAGCAGGCTGACCATGCAGTACCTCTGCTGGATGAAGTCCATCATATTGGGGGCTGCGCAGGTTATGCTCGATAGCTCCGCCATTTTGCTGCCATCCTCGGAGACCATGCCCAATCGCTTCACCTGCTCATTGGCGCGCCGGTACTGCATGAATCTGCACTTGGGCAGCACCTGTTCACTTGGTTTAATGTCCACCACTGCGGCGGCTGGGTGATTCGTCTGGAGCTGACGGAATATGTGGTTCTGGAGATGCTTCTCGGGACGTGGCAGACACCACTTGGGTATGAAGTTGCGAAGGAGGTGCATAAAGGCAGGCATCTTTTCATCTGTCTTGACAATTCAGTTATTGGTGTAATTTTGAGAAGCGTTTTCAGACAATTTTGTGCGTTcctcaaattaaatataaaatagcAACCTTAAGAacttaaaaaagaaaacattaagTGTATGTGGCTTGATGAATTATTACTACACAATGAAGTGTTGTAAGGCAGCCTACTGATATTTGTATCTTAAAAGTATTTAGTTACTACTTTACACATGTAAAGAGCATTATTAAATTGTTTCTTATGATAGTGAGTGTTAGAATAATGTGTCTCCATAAATGCTAAATGgtatatagaaaataaaagaTGTCAATTTCCAACGACACATCCTTAAAGTGCGAGGACCCCCACTTCAAATGTCAGCAACGCGtcatgaaaataataaacatacaTGTACGCATTTTACCCTGGGCTTTTGTTTCCGGATCCGTGTGAGcttattatttcttttatttacataaTGTATCCATCCAGGCCTCGTTTTCCTCTTGTGAGCAATTTACATAACACGCTAACAAATTTTCCAGTGCTGATCATCGTGGGGGCGTCGGGGGCGTGGTTTATGTCTGTGTGCTTtgtcttatttgtttttatacgCCAAACATTTGGCGGCTTTTATGCGAGGAGGAGGTCATGAGGTTTGATTGGCCTGGTGTAGTTCAGATCGGGGTGTTCATGGCTCCGCTTGATGGGCAAGCCATAAAATTAGTTGAGGGGCGGAAGGCATTATTCTTGGGGCCAGAAAATGGGGGAAAGCTTGATGGCTTAAGGGATTTTGGGGGGACTTCTTGGCTTGTATGGCGCCCGATCAAAACTCCTTTGAAATGGAGTTAAAATGTGGAAAGATTCAAATTAGCAActtcttttaaaattaagtCAACAAATGGCTTACTAGAAAGGCGTATACTCTTTAACAAACagaaatttctttaaaatatcCCTAGATCTAAATAGTAGTATTAATGGTTAACCAAAATCTTCCGCAATTCTTACCTCATCTCCGATCTAGATCGGCAATACTGGgcctaagtggaaaattcaatttaaataaatacttatCGGCTGTGTGTTTTCCTTTCTCGGCTTTAATAATGCCATCACATCGGtaagcgaaaacaaaaacaggatTTATCTGTTGTGCCTGGCAATTGGATTAGGTCAGGAGTACTTTCATCAGGGGTGGATGCCGCACGCTCCACTGAATCCAGTTGTCCGGATTGaaagtgcaactgcaactgcgagTGGAACTGGGAAGGCAGTGTAGCCTTGAGAGAATCCAGCCAGGATGCATGAGCCAATTGTCCTGGTCTATCTCGTCTATCGAGGCTAGTATCTCAATCTGTATCGCTTACATGTCTACTTGACAAGGTCCTTGTTGGCTTGTTCAGTTGGTTTTTCTCTCTccatgtatgtgtgtgtgtgtgcgagtttGATTATTTGCCAGGATAACATCAACACACCGAGTTGAGGTTTACAGCTGCCCGGGACAATGATTGTGGTTGT
Encoded proteins:
- the LOC6605539 gene encoding ATP synthase subunit b, mitochondrial; protein product: MFSRLALRPLTMVTSRSAASHSAQGLRRLPGHGSPGKVRPGFLSDNWVKGPMGVGLLAYICSGDCCAIKHEHSGLSLGIMEDGYYSSGITIGILTTFAVIRLLPAIVKWADGEIIKIESEYEKSRETKIKVLSISPSNGNKNSSQDNADQNV
- the LOC6605540 gene encoding fumarylacetoacetate hydrolase domain-containing protein 2, whose product is MPAFMHLLRNFIPKWCLPRPEKHLQNHIFRQLQTNHPAAAVVDIKPSEQVLPKCRFMQYRRANEQVKRLGMVSEDGSKMAELSSITCAAPNMMDFIQQRYCMVSLLDSVQFMKVEDVEAVDLRLLPPIDSPGKIIGVDCNYVDNCDEQHISIPREPSFHVKFASSITGALDNIRAHSSAKHIDYGCQLAVVMGKRCREVSAKEALNHVFGYMVVQDIVARDWNVPLGGHSMDTFLPLGPIIVHRCHVPDLNNLWIKTIINGEERQTGNTRNMIFKIDFLIHRLSHYLTLCPGDIILTGTPAGSGAFRHPSCFLKPGDLIESEIQNLGKMCNKVVNSYS